Proteins encoded by one window of Rhea pennata isolate bPtePen1 chromosome 11, bPtePen1.pri, whole genome shotgun sequence:
- the FRMD7 gene encoding FERM domain-containing protein 7, producing the protein MLHLKVQFLDDSQKIFVVDQKSCGKGLFNLTCSHLSLAEKEYFGLEFRTQAGNYVWLEPLKPITKQVKNPKEVLFKFMVKFFPVDPGHLREELTRYLFTLQIKKDLASGQLPCSDKSAALLVSHLLQSELGDFRDEADQKHLATHKYLPNQDYLDHKIMHYHRKHRGKTPAESDAQLLDVARKLEMFGIRPHPASDGEGTQINLAVTHMGVLVLRGNTKINTFNWSKIRKLSFKRKHFLIKLHASIASLHKDTLEFTMASRDACKAFWKTCVEYHAFFRLSEEPKSKPKALLCSKGSSFRYSGRTQRQLLEHGRKGQPRSLPFERRRRASRYDERQCRSSPDLLTDVSKQVEELRLAYGAHASEPALDAAAAEPEERGRAALLPPSRSSSAFPLLWAALERERAWEPFHPPPPPLTRPAARSFERPPKRSWSQSDMKSLRFPCGSEFRPLGPCPALSSRRDGAFRPAAAPRGLPAGLRHPAGSSTESSDSDPELLAAERGARYGRPRPSPAARLRLSSGSLQLDEEDEEVALATGAAAAGRTPWGAAGYFA; encoded by the exons ATGCTGCATCTCAAAGTCCAGTTTCTGGATGACTCCCAGAAGATCTTCGTCGTTGAT CAAAAATCCTGCGGCAAAGGGCTCTTCAACCTGACCTGCAGCCACCTCAGCCTCGCGGAAAAGGAGTATTTTGGGCTGGAGTTTCGGACCCAGGCTGGGAACTAT GTCTGGTTGGAACCACTAAAGCCCAtaacaaaacaagtaaaaa ATCCTAAGGAGGTTCTTTTCAAATTTATGGTGAAATTTTTCCCAGTGGACCCTGGACATCTGAGAGAAGAGCTGACCAG ATACCTCTTCACCCTTCAGATCAAGAAGGACCTGGCGTCTGGGCAGTTGCCCTGCAGCGACAAGAGCGCCGCGCTGCTCGTCTCCCACCTGCTGCAAT CCGAGCTGGGCGACTTCCGCGACGAGGCGGACCAGAAGCACCTGGCCACCCACAAGTACCTGCCCAACCAGGACTACCTGGACCACAAGATCATGCACTACCACCGGAAACACCG GGGAAAGACGCCGGCCGAGTCGGACGCGCAGCTGCTGGACGTAGCCCGGAAGCTGGAGATGTTCGGGATCCGCCCGCACCCCGCCAGCGACGGGGAGGGGACGCAGATCAACCTGGCCGTGACGCACAtgggggtgctggtgctgcGG GGCAACACGAAGATCAACACGTTCAACTGGTCCAAAATCCGAAAACTCAGCTTCAAGAGGAAGCACTTTCTCATCAAGCTCCATGCCAGTATTGCT TCACTGCACAAGGACACGCTGGAGTTCACCATGGCCAGCAGAGACGCCTGCAAGGCCTTCTGGAAGACGTGCGTGGAGTACCATGCCTTCTTCAGGCTCTCCGAGGAACCCAAGTCCAAGCCCAAGGCCCTCCTGTGCAGCAAGGGCTCGAGTTTCCGCTAtag CGGGAGGAcgcagaggcagctgctggagcACGGGAGGAAGGGGCAGCCGCGGAGCCTGCCCTTCGAGAG GAGGCGCCGGGCGTCCCGCTATGACGAGCGGCAGTGCCGCTCCTCGCCGGATCTCCTGACGGACGTGTCCAAGCAG GTGGAGGAGCTGCGCCTGGCCTACGGCGCCCACGCCTCGGAGCCCGCCCtggacgccgccgccgccgagcccgaggagcgcggccgggccgcctTGCTGCCGCCGTCCCGCAGCAGCTCCGCCTTCCCGCTGCTCTGGGCCGCGCTGGAGCGGGAGCGGGCTTGGGAGCCTTtccacccgccgccgccgcccttgAC gcggccggcggcgcgctCCTTCGAGCGGCCCCCCAAGCGCTCCTGGAGCCAGTCGGACATGAAGAGCCTGCGCTTCCCCTGCGGCTCCGAGTTCAGGCCGCTGGGGCCCTGCCCGGCTCTCAGCAGCCGGCGGGACGGCGCTTtccggcccgccgcggccccgcgcgggctcccggccgggctgcggcaCCCCGCGGGCAGCAGCACCGAGTCCAGCGACTCCGACCCGGAGCTGCTGGCCGCCGAGCGCGGCGCCCGCTAcggccggccgcggccctcGCCCGCCGCCCGGCTGCGCCTCTCCTCCGGCAGCCTCCAGCTGGACGAGGAGGACGAGGAAGTGGCCCTGGCcaccggcgcggcggcggccgggaggACGCCCTGGGGCGCTGCTGGGTACTTCGCCTAG